In Candidatus Methylopumilus universalis, one DNA window encodes the following:
- a CDS encoding helix-turn-helix domain-containing protein: protein MSKFFNPSLKSFSFKWRDAFTADKSLHSTTKLVLHTLHLYMGNRNGKCFPSIQTIAELSSLDPRTVSPHIKKAEKAGYLTITKRGSTSGWRRNNYQANIPLMDEHLITGREEDIVNREENKVRMVGINIPTNSFSNSVNNSTNNSFIKNHHYEELSEYQKDRLLEQEQDKKKITFIKDIPFI, encoded by the coding sequence ATGAGTAAATTTTTTAATCCAAGTCTTAAGTCATTTTCATTTAAGTGGAGAGATGCTTTTACGGCAGACAAATCTCTCCATTCAACTACGAAGCTAGTTCTTCATACGCTTCACTTGTATATGGGTAATCGTAATGGAAAATGTTTCCCATCAATACAAACTATTGCTGAACTGTCTAGCCTTGACCCTAGAACTGTTTCTCCACATATTAAAAAAGCAGAAAAGGCTGGGTATCTAACTATCACTAAAAGGGGAAGTACTAGTGGTTGGAGACGAAACAACTATCAGGCAAATATACCATTAATGGATGAGCATTTAATTACAGGTCGTGAGGAAGATATTGTTAATCGTGAGGAAAACAAAGTAAGAATGGTGGGGATTAATATTCCTACTAACTCTTTTAGTAACTCTGTAAATAACTCTACTAATAACTCTTTTATTAAAAATCACCACTATGAAGAATTATCAGAATACCAGAAAGATAGATTACTAGAACAAGAGCAGGATAAGAAAAAAATTACTTTTATTAAAGATATACCTTTTATCTAA
- a CDS encoding tyrosine-type recombinase/integrase — MATISSRKNKWHVRIRRIGQPTIAKTFLMKQDAEKWARSIEIEIDRKTYINNNLAKKTQFKDILQQYLKDVIPHMRSSRDAAIRLKKLMRHPLAKYNMAELSPKHIADYRDERLKVNKPNTVIRELAVLSSIINHARREWSLNIINPVSMIKKPPSAEGRNRIISDEEINKIIYILKNTRGTFHNNYMALLVEFALETAMRRGELTSLRWEHVNFKTRVAYLALTKNGTSRYVPLSIKAIFILNNLSRSIDGRVFPLKNNSVSLSFLRASRKANIPDIHFHDLRHIALTRLCSKISNVLELAAISGHKQLKMLQRYTHIKAENLVSKLD; from the coding sequence ATGGCAACAATCAGTAGCAGAAAAAATAAATGGCACGTAAGAATTAGGCGTATTGGTCAACCTACCATAGCTAAAACCTTCCTGATGAAACAGGATGCCGAAAAATGGGCACGAAGTATTGAGATTGAGATTGACCGCAAAACATACATTAATAACAATCTTGCCAAAAAAACTCAATTCAAAGATATCCTCCAGCAATACCTCAAAGATGTAATTCCTCACATGCGTAGCAGTAGAGATGCAGCTATACGCCTTAAAAAGCTTATGCGGCATCCTTTGGCTAAATACAATATGGCAGAACTATCACCCAAGCATATCGCAGATTATCGTGATGAAAGATTAAAGGTAAATAAGCCTAATACAGTCATTAGAGAGTTGGCTGTCCTGTCATCTATTATTAATCACGCTAGGCGTGAATGGAGCCTTAATATTATTAACCCAGTCTCAATGATTAAGAAACCTCCTTCTGCTGAAGGCAGAAATAGAATAATTAGCGACGAAGAAATTAATAAGATTATTTATATATTAAAAAATACACGTGGAACTTTTCATAATAACTATATGGCTTTACTTGTAGAGTTTGCATTAGAAACTGCAATGAGAAGAGGCGAGCTTACTTCGCTTCGCTGGGAGCATGTAAACTTTAAAACGAGAGTTGCTTATTTAGCATTAACCAAAAATGGCACAAGTAGATATGTGCCCTTATCTATTAAAGCAATATTTATTTTAAATAATCTTTCACGCAGTATTGATGGGAGAGTGTTTCCTTTAAAAAATAATAGTGTCTCCTTAAGTTTTTTAAGGGCATCCAGAAAAGCAAATATTCCAGATATTCACTTTCATGATTTAAGACATATTGCTTTAACTAGATTATGTTCAAAAATATCTAATGTTTTAGAGTTAGCTGCCATTAGTGGGCATAAGCAATTGAAGATGCTTCAAAGATACACGCATATAAAAGCAGAAAATCTTGTGAGTAAATTAGATTAA
- the moaC gene encoding cyclic pyranopterin monophosphate synthase MoaC, producing the protein MKKLTHINQKGDAQLVDITDKAITHRKAIAEGTIQLNKETLKLIQANLIKKGDVLNTAKIAGIQAAKKTWELIPLCHSINLTKIDINFKIDKKNNTIVCQSSCECFAQTGLEMEALSAVSIALLTIYDMVKAVDRTMVISNIHLVEKSGGRSGLYKREVKAKLKKVVKTKE; encoded by the coding sequence ATGAAAAAACTAACTCATATTAATCAAAAAGGTGATGCGCAACTTGTAGACATTACTGATAAAGCAATTACCCATCGAAAAGCAATAGCCGAAGGAACAATTCAATTAAACAAAGAAACTTTAAAGCTAATTCAAGCTAATTTAATTAAAAAAGGTGATGTTCTAAATACTGCAAAAATTGCAGGAATTCAAGCAGCAAAAAAAACTTGGGAGCTTATTCCTCTTTGTCATTCAATCAACCTTACTAAAATTGATATTAACTTTAAGATTGATAAAAAAAATAATACGATTGTTTGTCAATCATCTTGTGAATGTTTTGCACAAACAGGACTTGAAATGGAAGCACTTTCAGCCGTCAGCATTGCCCTCCTCACCATTTATGACATGGTGAAAGCAGTAGACCGTACGATGGTGATCTCAAATATCCACTTAGTGGAGAAGTCTGGGGGACGCTCTGGGCTTTATAAGCGAGAGGTTAAAGCTAAACTTAAGAAGGTAGTTAAAACGAAGGAATAA
- a CDS encoding M48 family metalloprotease: MMKFKIILLATFFCCLSVFANELPDLGDSSQLIISAKEEQAIAKAILKEVAVSPEIVQDIEVIDYLRNLGDRLVAYSPNKRQQFNFFVVNESSINAFAMLGGVIGVHTGLILASNSESEVASVLGHEIAHVTQRHLPRMIAQQKNDSIKTVLGIALALLVARANPQLSAGTMTAASAMGVQKQLDYTREHEKEADRVGFQILTDAGFDGRSMVSFFNTLQRGSRFSEGAAPSFLRTHPITTDRISDISNRVKESRYRQIPDNPDFIFIKSKLRASNGTPQSAVDEFEGSIKDKRYMNEASERYGLAIAYMRKSDFAKARQEVEWLKTNTKKNALIETLGCKLEVSTNQPVQALNHYLKALNIYPNYRALIYGLAEHYLMTNEFEKSIRLINEKLNTYPEDSYFYELLSKAYAKEGKELLQYQAQSEAYYRKFNLPRAIEQMEFATKSKDGNFYQKSIVESRLKQLKFENSLEDIKDKK, from the coding sequence ATGATGAAATTTAAAATTATATTATTAGCAACTTTTTTTTGTTGCCTTTCCGTTTTTGCCAATGAATTACCTGATTTAGGTGATTCATCTCAGCTCATTATATCCGCGAAAGAAGAACAGGCTATTGCCAAAGCAATTTTAAAGGAAGTGGCAGTTAGTCCTGAAATTGTTCAAGATATTGAGGTGATCGATTATCTCAGAAATTTAGGGGATAGATTGGTGGCATATAGTCCTAACAAAAGACAGCAGTTTAATTTTTTTGTAGTTAATGAGTCTTCAATTAATGCATTTGCGATGCTTGGTGGTGTGATTGGTGTTCATACAGGTTTAATTTTAGCTTCAAATAGTGAATCAGAGGTTGCTAGTGTATTGGGCCATGAAATTGCTCACGTGACACAAAGACATTTGCCAAGAATGATTGCTCAGCAAAAAAATGATTCAATTAAAACTGTATTAGGTATTGCTTTAGCACTTCTTGTCGCAAGGGCCAATCCTCAGTTGTCAGCTGGTACTATGACAGCTGCTTCAGCCATGGGAGTTCAAAAACAGTTGGACTATACGAGAGAGCATGAAAAAGAAGCTGACCGGGTAGGTTTTCAAATTTTGACTGATGCGGGCTTTGATGGTCGGTCAATGGTTTCATTTTTTAACACTCTTCAAAGAGGTTCTCGTTTTTCAGAAGGCGCGGCTCCTAGCTTCTTAAGAACTCACCCGATTACAACTGATCGTATTAGCGATATTTCAAATAGAGTCAAAGAAAGTCGTTATAGGCAAATACCTGATAACCCTGATTTTATATTTATTAAATCTAAATTGAGAGCTTCAAATGGTACGCCTCAATCTGCGGTCGATGAGTTTGAGGGAAGCATTAAAGATAAACGTTATATGAATGAGGCATCCGAGCGATATGGACTGGCAATTGCTTACATGAGGAAAAGTGACTTTGCCAAGGCCCGGCAAGAAGTTGAGTGGCTAAAAACGAATACTAAAAAAAATGCTCTGATTGAAACACTTGGGTGCAAACTAGAAGTTTCTACAAATCAACCAGTCCAAGCATTAAATCATTACTTAAAAGCGTTAAATATATACCCGAACTATCGAGCATTAATTTACGGACTAGCAGAACACTACCTAATGACAAATGAATTTGAAAAATCTATCAGGCTTATTAATGAAAAGTTAAATACCTACCCTGAAGATAGCTATTTCTATGAATTGCTTTCGAAGGCTTATGCAAAAGAAGGAAAAGAATTACTTCAATATCAAGCTCAATCCGAGGCTTATTACCGTAAATTTAATTTGCCTAGAGCAATAGAACAGATGGAGTTTGCTACTAAATCTAAAGATGGTAATTTTTATCAAAAATCGATTGTGGAGTCGCGTTTAAAACAATTGAAATTTGAGAATAGCCTCGAAGACATCAAAGATAAAAAATAA
- the ahpC gene encoding alkyl hydroperoxide reductase subunit C, which translates to MSSLVNTEVKPFKATAFHNGKFVDVSEASLKGKWSVVIFMPAAFTFNCPTEVEDAADHYAEFQKAGAEVYIVTTDTHFSHKVWHETSPAVSKAKFPLIGDPTHQLTRAFEVHIDEEGLALRGTFIINPKGEIKTMEVHDNAIARDVKETLRKLKAAQYVANNPGQVCPAKWQEGAKTIAPSLDLVGKI; encoded by the coding sequence ATGTCTTCATTAGTTAATACCGAAGTAAAACCGTTTAAAGCAACAGCATTTCACAACGGTAAGTTTGTTGATGTTTCAGAGGCAAGCCTTAAAGGCAAATGGTCAGTGGTAATTTTTATGCCAGCCGCATTTACATTTAACTGCCCAACAGAAGTTGAAGATGCTGCAGATCATTATGCAGAATTTCAAAAAGCAGGTGCAGAAGTTTATATTGTGACGACAGACACACATTTTTCTCATAAGGTATGGCATGAAACATCGCCTGCAGTGAGCAAAGCTAAGTTTCCATTGATAGGTGATCCAACTCATCAATTAACACGCGCTTTTGAAGTGCATATTGATGAAGAAGGCCTTGCTTTGCGCGGAACTTTTATTATCAATCCAAAAGGCGAAATTAAAACGATGGAAGTGCATGACAATGCTATAGCTCGTGACGTTAAGGAAACATTACGTAAGCTTAAGGCCGCACAATATGTGGCTAATAATCCAGGCCAAGTATGTCCAGCTAAATGGCAAGAAGGCGCTAAAACAATCGCTCCATCTCTAGATCTCGTAGGCAAGATCTAA
- the ahpF gene encoding alkyl hydroperoxide reductase subunit F: MALDITIRNQLQDYMARLVSPIKLLANVDESASSQEMLGMLEEVTSLSEKITLNKETDVSKRIPSFEVNREIDATGITFAGIPSGHEFTSFVLALLQAGGHPLKLDAEKIEQIKNIQGKFHFETYISLSCHNCPDVVQALNAMSIINSNISHTMIDGALFQKEVEDKQIMAVPTIFLNGEPFGQGRMELDEIVNKIDSSASLKEAEKISKKETYDILIVGGGPAGASAAIYSARKGIRTGIVSERFGGQVMDTLGIENFISVKATEGPKLVTALEEHVKEYEVDIMNLQRAKSIQKNDENALFEVELENGGKLKSKSVIVATGARWRELNVPGEKEFKGKGVAYCPHCDGPLFKGKHVAVIGGGNSGVEAAIDLANIVGHVTLFEFAGELKADDILQKRLYSLSNVDVILNAQTLEVLGSDKVNSMIYLDRKTNEKKTIALEGIFIQIGLLPNTDFVKNTVDLSKFGEIIIDSHGQSSLPGLFAAGDVTTVPYKQIIIAMGEGAKASLGAFDYLIRQ; the protein is encoded by the coding sequence ATGGCTCTCGACATAACAATTAGAAATCAATTACAAGACTACATGGCTAGGCTTGTGAGCCCTATTAAGCTTCTAGCAAATGTTGACGAGAGCGCTTCATCCCAAGAAATGTTAGGGATGTTAGAAGAAGTTACTTCTTTATCAGAAAAAATAACTTTAAATAAGGAAACAGATGTTTCCAAAAGAATCCCATCTTTTGAGGTCAATCGAGAGATAGACGCTACAGGCATAACTTTTGCAGGTATTCCGTCGGGGCATGAATTTACGTCATTTGTTTTGGCTTTGCTTCAAGCAGGAGGGCATCCATTAAAGTTAGATGCCGAAAAAATAGAACAAATTAAAAACATACAAGGTAAGTTTCATTTCGAAACTTATATTTCGCTGAGTTGCCATAATTGCCCTGATGTTGTTCAGGCGCTAAATGCAATGTCTATTATTAATTCCAATATTTCTCATACCATGATAGATGGCGCCTTATTTCAGAAGGAAGTGGAAGATAAACAAATTATGGCTGTACCTACTATCTTTCTTAATGGCGAGCCTTTTGGCCAAGGAAGAATGGAGCTTGATGAAATTGTAAATAAGATTGACTCAAGTGCTAGCTTAAAAGAAGCTGAGAAAATTTCCAAAAAAGAAACTTACGATATTTTAATTGTAGGAGGCGGTCCAGCAGGTGCGTCAGCTGCTATTTATAGTGCTCGAAAAGGCATACGAACAGGAATTGTGTCTGAGCGTTTTGGCGGACAAGTTATGGACACTTTAGGCATAGAAAATTTTATTTCAGTCAAAGCCACAGAAGGACCAAAGTTAGTCACAGCTCTTGAAGAGCACGTAAAAGAATATGAAGTCGATATTATGAATTTACAGCGTGCAAAGAGCATTCAAAAAAATGATGAAAATGCTTTGTTTGAAGTAGAGTTAGAAAATGGCGGAAAGCTTAAAAGTAAATCAGTCATTGTTGCAACAGGCGCAAGATGGAGAGAGTTAAATGTTCCTGGCGAAAAAGAATTCAAAGGTAAAGGTGTAGCTTATTGCCCACATTGCGATGGACCTTTATTTAAAGGCAAACACGTTGCAGTCATAGGCGGGGGAAACTCTGGGGTTGAAGCCGCGATTGATCTTGCAAATATCGTTGGGCATGTCACGCTTTTTGAATTTGCCGGAGAACTCAAAGCTGATGATATCTTACAAAAGAGACTCTATAGCTTGTCAAATGTTGATGTCATATTAAATGCACAAACATTAGAAGTTCTTGGCTCTGACAAAGTGAATAGCATGATTTATCTTGATCGAAAAACAAACGAAAAGAAAACGATTGCACTTGAAGGTATTTTTATTCAAATTGGACTATTGCCAAATACTGACTTTGTAAAAAATACTGTAGATCTTTCTAAGTTTGGAGAAATTATTATTGATAGCCATGGCCAATCTTCATTGCCAGGGCTATTCGCAGCTGGGGATGTAACTACCGTGCCTTATAAGCAGATTATTATTGCAATGGGCGAAGGCGCTAAAGCTTCCTTAGGGGCTTTTGATTACTTGATTCGCCAATAA
- a CDS encoding HdaA/DnaA family protein: MKQMLLALSPTPKQSFENFVVGHNIEVIHTLKQIISHKLPIQFIYLWGNEGSGKSHLAQIASDHGFVIHDDVHLLNDSGQIELFNTYNRCKESHQNMLVTGLYSPLQMKLRDDLATRLAWGVTYEVIALSDEEKKLALLRHADERGMKLNGDIVDYCLKHLKRDMPNLFSILEDLDKWSLSYKRPITLPLLKEIIAANKI; the protein is encoded by the coding sequence ATGAAACAGATGCTATTAGCTCTATCTCCAACACCAAAACAATCTTTTGAAAATTTTGTGGTTGGTCACAATATCGAAGTAATTCATACCTTAAAGCAAATCATCTCTCATAAACTGCCTATTCAATTCATATATCTTTGGGGTAACGAAGGTTCAGGTAAATCACATTTGGCTCAAATTGCATCTGATCATGGATTTGTGATTCATGATGACGTGCATTTACTTAATGACTCAGGTCAAATCGAATTATTCAACACATATAATCGATGCAAAGAATCTCATCAGAACATGCTTGTGACAGGACTTTATTCGCCGCTCCAGATGAAATTAAGAGATGATTTAGCCACTAGACTTGCTTGGGGAGTAACTTATGAAGTTATAGCTCTCTCAGATGAAGAAAAAAAATTAGCACTTCTAAGACACGCTGATGAAAGAGGTATGAAACTTAACGGGGATATTGTTGACTATTGCTTAAAGCATCTAAAAAGAGATATGCCAAATTTATTTTCTATTTTAGAAGATTTAGATAAATGGTCTTTAAGTTACAAAAGGCCTATTACTCTTCCGCTGCTTAAAGAAATTATTGCAGCCAATAAAATTTAA
- the purM gene encoding phosphoribosylformylglycinamidine cyclo-ligase: protein MNKDDTRKDNQSITYRDAGVDIEAGDALVERIKPFARKTMRAEVLGGIGGFGSLFEVPKKYKEPVLVSGTDGVGTKLKLAFELNKHDTVGIDLVAMSVNDILVQGAEPLFFLDYFACGKLDVETASQVIKGIAEGCAQSGCALVGGETAEMPGMYPEGEYDLAGFAVGVVEKSEIIDGKTIRSGDAVIGLASSGAHSNGYSLIRKIISNEKADFSAPFDGKTLRDIVMEPTKLYVKSILKLKETVKIKGMAHITGGGITENIPRILGEDLKAEIQSSSWPLPKLFTWLQDKGNISSAELYRTFNCGIGMAIIIDQNDVARAKKILEASQETVYEIGIIRKREANEHPTMVI, encoded by the coding sequence TTGAATAAAGATGATACAAGAAAAGATAATCAATCCATCACCTATAGAGATGCAGGGGTAGACATTGAGGCGGGAGATGCGCTTGTTGAAAGAATCAAGCCTTTTGCAAGAAAAACTATGAGAGCCGAGGTTTTGGGCGGTATTGGAGGTTTCGGATCGTTATTCGAAGTGCCTAAAAAATATAAAGAGCCTGTTCTCGTTTCGGGTACAGACGGGGTCGGTACAAAACTTAAATTAGCATTCGAATTAAACAAACATGACACAGTTGGTATTGATTTAGTGGCCATGAGTGTTAACGATATATTGGTTCAAGGTGCTGAACCCTTATTTTTTCTAGATTATTTTGCATGCGGGAAACTTGACGTAGAAACAGCATCTCAGGTTATTAAAGGTATTGCTGAAGGTTGCGCTCAGTCTGGATGCGCTCTTGTGGGTGGAGAAACAGCAGAAATGCCAGGTATGTATCCTGAAGGTGAATATGATCTAGCTGGGTTTGCAGTGGGTGTTGTAGAAAAAAGTGAAATCATTGATGGCAAAACAATTCGATCTGGCGATGCAGTGATTGGCCTTGCTTCTAGTGGAGCTCATTCAAACGGATATTCGCTGATTAGGAAAATTATTAGTAATGAAAAGGCTGATTTTTCAGCACCCTTTGATGGAAAAACATTAAGAGATATTGTAATGGAGCCCACTAAGCTTTATGTAAAATCTATTCTTAAGCTGAAAGAGACAGTCAAGATTAAGGGTATGGCACATATTACGGGTGGAGGTATTACAGAAAATATCCCACGAATTTTAGGCGAAGATTTAAAAGCAGAAATTCAATCATCAAGCTGGCCATTACCAAAACTTTTTACATGGCTTCAAGATAAAGGGAATATTTCTAGTGCAGAACTTTATCGAACATTTAATTGTGGAATAGGTATGGCTATTATCATTGATCAAAATGACGTGGCTCGCGCAAAGAAAATCTTAGAGGCATCACAAGAGACTGTTTACGAAATAGGCATCATTAGGAAACGTGAAGCTAATGAACACCCTACTATGGTGATTTAA